The following proteins come from a genomic window of Scomber japonicus isolate fScoJap1 chromosome 4, fScoJap1.pri, whole genome shotgun sequence:
- the LOC128357325 gene encoding caspase recruitment domain-containing protein 19-like, producing the protein MPDIGGYHEQLQRDSQFLCSDQRMDTELVDRLVLQLNRIYPQTLTDKEAQRFRNLRVPTKVRLAELLNHLHEKGEDACHEFYRGLHIHAEHVYSSLPTRVRQREMTDPKLSNNVAAQPEKHVLNDRGPMFFLSCFSFAVGIAILYYYGEGETLRCTGPFLHCSAARLSQDVLISYAEVGKHKK; encoded by the exons ACATTGGCGGTTACCATGAGCAGCTCCAGAGGGACTCCCAGTTCCTGTGCTCAGACCAGAGGATGGACACTGAGCTGGTTGACAGGCTAGtgctgcagctcaacaggaTCTACCCCCAGACACTCACTGACAAGGAAGCCCAAAGG TTCAGGAACCTGAGGGTGCCCACCAAGGTGCGATTAGCCGAGCTGCTGAATCACCTGCACGAGAAGGGTGAGGACGCCTGTCATGAATTCTACAGGGGACTTCACATCCATGCTGAGCACGTCTACTCCAGCCTGCCCACCAGAGTCAGACAAAGAG AGATGACAGACCCAAAATTGTCTAACAATGTGGCAGCCCAACCAGAGAAACATGTGCTTAATGACAGAG GACCGATGTTTTTCCTGAGCTGTTTCAGTTTTGCAGTCGGTATTGCAATTCTCTACTATTATGGAG AGGGTGAGACATTGAGATGTACTGGCCCGTTCCTTCACTGCTCTGCAGCAAGACTTAGTCAAGATGTTTTAATTTCCTATGCTGAGGTTGGAAAGCATAAAAAATAA